One stretch of Periplaneta americana isolate PAMFEO1 chromosome 1, P.americana_PAMFEO1_priV1, whole genome shotgun sequence DNA includes these proteins:
- the LOC138708516 gene encoding choline/ethanolamine transporter flvcr2b-like, whose translation MAQNTDYVEVPKQALDSNSKEKSETNIFHGKLEYKVYKRRWVILLIYVCFAFVNNIQWIQYAIINNVVMRYYNVDSVAVDWTAIIFLATFVPLIFPALYFLEKMGLRWAIFLGALGTALGSWIKALSVAPGRFWVTFVGQTFVAMSQVFMLSIPPRLAAVWFGSDQVSTACSIGVFGNQVGVAAGFLMPPFFVKNHDNVDDIGSDLSVLFNVTAGVCTLALILVVAGFQKAPPLPPSPEQALKIQAASEEESFLLGVKRLMINKGFVLLLITYSLDVSVLNSLSTLLNQLILIYFPKGEEFAGQVGFVFMVAGMVGSVIFGIILDKTRKYKETTVAVYVMSTLGMLSFTFALRTESKALVYVTSGFVGCFVGGYMPVGFELGSEITYPESEGTTAGLIILVTQLMGIFHAVLYSWMVREVGDMWSNLFMTATLLLGTALTAMIPGDLRRQAANKVKVEEDA comes from the exons ATGGCACAAAATACAGACTACGTCGAGGTTCCTAAACAAGCTCTGGATAGTAATTCCAAAGAGAAATCGGAAACCAATATATTTCATGGGAAACTAGAATATAAAGTTTACAAACGAAGATGGGTGATTCTGTTGATATACGTGTGTTTCGCGTTCGTTAACAACATTCAGTGGATACAGTATGCGATTATCAACAATGTGGTTATGCGGTACTACAACGTGGACAGCGTGGCGGTGGACTGGACTGCAATCATTTTCCTGGCAACTTTCGTGCCTCTCATTTTCCCAGCTCTGTACTTCCTCGAGAAGATG GGCTTGAGATGGGCCATCTTCCTGGGAGCGCTAGGAACTGCCCTGGGGTCATGGATTAAGGCGCTATCTGTTGCACCCGGCAGATTTTGGGTCACCTTCGTGGGACAGACCTTCGTCGCCATGTCCCAGGTGTTCATGCTCAGCATCCCTCCCAGACTAGCAGCCGTGTGGTTCGGCTCCGATCAAGTGTCAACGGCTTGTTCTATAGGAGTGTTCGGAAATCAG GTTGGAGTGGCAGCAGGGTTCCTTATGCCACCGTTCTTCGTCAAGAATCATGATAACGTTGACGACATCGGATCAGACCTCTCTGTATTGTTTAACGTCACCGCAGGCGTGTGTACATTAGCATTAATCCTCGTCGTAGCTG GCTTCCAGAAGGCACCGCCCTTGCCACCCAGTCCGGAACAGGCGTTGAAGATCCAAGCTGCCAGCGAAGAAGAATCGTTCCTGTTGGGAGTGAAGAGGTTGATGATCAACAAAGGCTTCGTGTTGCTGCTCATCACGTACAGCCTGGACGTGTCGGTCCTCAATTCTCTTAGCACTTTGCTCAACCAGCTGATCCTCATCTACTTTCCA AAAGGAGAAGAATTTGCTGGTCAAGTTGGTTTCGTATTTATGGTGGCTGGAATGGTGGGCTCCGTGATCTTTGGGATTATTTTGGACAAGACGCGTAAATACAA GGAAACTACAGTTGCAGTGTACGTGATGTCCACTCTGGGTATGCTGTCATTTACCTTCGCTTTAAGAACGGAATCGAAAGCTCTCGTGTACGTGACGTCAGGTTTTGTAGG GTGCTTTGTGGGTGGCTATATGCCAGTGGGCTTCGAACTCGGGTCTGAGATAACGTACCCCGAGTCCGAGGGAACCACAGCAGGACTCATCATCCTCGTCACGCAGCTGATGGGGATATTTCACGCCGTCCTGTACAGCTGGATGGTACGGGAGGTGGGCGACATGTGGTCGAATCTCTTCATGACAGCCACCTTGCTGCTGGGAACTGCGCTCACCGCCATGATCCCTGGAGACCTTCGCAGACAAGCAGCAAACAAAGTCAAAGTCGAGGAGGACGCTTGA